The Chitinophaga niabensis genomic interval TTAGTGTCAAACAGCAAACGGCCGATGAGTGTACTCTTTCCATCATCCACACTACCTGAAGTGGTTATACGTAAAACATCCATTGTTAGTCAATTCGTAGTTTAAAAATACCCTGCGTTCTTGCGTTTTTCCATGGCGGCTTCTGAGCGCTTATCATCAATACGGGCGCCTCTTTCGGAGATCTTGGCGGCCAGTATCTCTGTGATGATGTCTTCCAGCTTATCTGCTTCAGACATCACTGCTGCGGTACAGGTCATATCCCCTACTGTGCGGAAGCGTACTTTAGCCGGGAAGGGCTTTTCATCTTCCGTGGTGTTGAGGAAATCAGAATAAGGCCAGTACATGCCGTCCCTTTCAATGATCTCTCTTTCGTGAGAGAAGTAGATGGAAGGGATGGCGAGGCCTTCTTCACGGATATAATTCCAAACGTCCAGTTCCGTCCAGTTAGAGATGGGGAACACCCGAACGTTCTCACCTATGTTGATCTTACCGTTGAGATGGTCAAACAATTCAGGGCGCTGGATCTTGGAGTTCCATTGGCCAAATTCATCGCGTACAGAAAAGATCCTTTCCTTGGCGCGTGCTTTTTCCTCATCTCTGCGGGCGCCGCCGATGCAGGCATCAAACTTCAGTTCTTCAATGGCATCCAGGAGGGTAACAGTCTGCAAGGCATTCCTGCTGGCGTATTTACCGGTTTCTTCCTTCACTTTGCCCTGGTTGATACTGTCCTGCACATTACGTACGATCAGTTCAAGGCCGAGTGATTCCACCAGCCAGTCGCGGAACTCTATGGTTTCGGGAAAGTTGTGACCAGTGTCCACATGTAATAAAGGGAAGGGGATCTTGCCCGGGTAAAAAGCTTTTTGTGCTAAACGTACAAGTGTGATAGAATCCTTTCCACCTGAAAAGAGGATGGCAGGCCGTTCAAACTGCGCAGCGGTTTCCCGCAGGATGTAAATTGCTTCATCCTCCAGTGCCCGCGGAAATTGCCATTGAATACTACTCATATAACGATGTTAAACTTGATCAACTAGTGTGTAAACCGCATTCTTTCTTGGATTCTTCCCACCACCACCTTCCGGCGCGCGGATGTTCTCCTGGTTCAATAGCGCGGGTACAAGGGGCGCAGCCGATACTGATGAAACCTTTGTCGTGCAGTTTATTATAAGGCACGTTGTGTTTATCCAGGTAGGCTGTCATTTCTTCAAACGTCCAATGGATGAGGGGGTTGTATTTATAGAGCTGGCGGCCTTCGTCCCATTCCAATACCGGCATATCGTGCCGGTTTTCACTTTGTTCTGCGCGGAGGCCGGTGATCCAAACCTTTGTTCCCTGCAAAGCACGGTTCAAAGGAACCACTTTGCGGATGTAACAGCATTCTTTGCGGTTTTCAACAGAGTCGTAAAAGCTGTTCATGCCTTTTTCTTTCACCAGAGCTTCTACAGCAGCCGTTTCCGGGAAATAGATCTCGAAAGGCTGTTTATAGCGGGCCCGGGTAAGGTCCATCAGGTCATATGTTTCCTGGAAAAGCCTGCCGGTATCTAATGTAAAGACCCGTACAGGCAGGTTGTTCTTCCAGATGATGTCTGCCAACACCTGGTCTTCCTGGCCAAACGACGTGGAAAAGGCAACAGCGCCGGGAAATTCGGCTGTTAAAATGCGTATTCCTGCTGCAATATCTTTCTGCTGGGCTAAAAGCCCGGGTAAATCTTTCATGTGTAGCTTCCTTCTACAATACAGCAAAAATACATAAAACCTATAAAAAAGATAGACTAAATATTGGTATTGTGGAAAAAGTTTGGGGGAAGGGGGACTGGGTTGCAGGGGAAGAGGCAGGAGCTGCATGAAGGGTTTGGAAGCCTGTAAAAAGCTGGCAGGAAGTCCGTGAAGGGCCGGCCGCCCTGAAAAAACTGGCAGGAAGTCCGTGAAGGACCGACCGTCGTCCCGTAAAAAGCTGGCAGAAAGTCCGTGAAGGGCTAACCGCACTGTAAAAAGCCAGCAGGAAGTCCATGAAGGACCGACCGCCCTGAAAAAAGCTGGCAGGAAGTCCGAAAAGGGTTTGGAAGCCTGTAAAAAGCCGGCAGATCAGTTAAAGGCTGCCGTCCTGTAAAAGCTTAGGGCCAGCCCCAAAGCGCAATCACTTTGCAGCCAGCCCTTTAACTTTCCTGGGGAACGTCAATGCTTATGATCAAAAGGTCGATTAATTCCATCCGGGATTAGCCATTGCTGATATCTTTCTGCTTTAAATCGCAAACCCGTTCACAGGGGTGGTTGTGGGGCTCCACCTCCATTTCCGCTGGAACAGGTATACGGTTTTTTACGTTTTGACGATTCTCTGCTGTATAGGGATTAGGATATTGACAAGTTGTTGTTTTTCAGCCAATTAAAGGGTAAAGATAATTTGGCCGAAAATGGCCGGCAATACCTATAAGTAGGTATTTTTCAGGGCTTCCGGGAAAAGAAAAAGGGAAAGACCCATGGCCTTTCCCTGCTTATATAACCCATGTAAATAAGTTAGTCCCTTGTGAGGATATCTTTTAAAGACTTGTTTTCCAATAGTTTAAGTGTGGCATCCCTTACTTTGCTCATCACTTCATGCAGGCCGCATACTGCTTCATCTTTACAGTTTTCGCAGCGTTCGTAGTAATTCAGGCTCACACAGGGCAGAAGGGCAATAGGGCCGTCCAACAAGCGGATGATACGGGCCAGCGGAATCTCTTTTGGCGTACGCATGAGGTAATATCCCCCGCCTTTCCCTTTTTTACTCCCTAAAATTCCGGCATTTTTCAATTCCAACAATATATTTTCCAAAAATTTAATGGAAATACTTTTTTCGGACGCTATCTCTGATATCAGGATAGGCCCTTTGTCAACATTTTCGGCCAGATATATCAATGCGTGAAACGCATATTGTGTTTTTTTAGACAGCATGTTTAGTAATGAATCTGTAGTTTTTGCACTCCCAAAGTACAAATATAACAAAAACCGGCGTCTTTTTGGGGCTATGCCTGATAGCTAGAGGCTTAGCACATCCTTCATGGTAAAGATACCTTTCTTGCCCTTCAGCCATTCCGCTGCGGTCACAGCGCCGGCGGCAAAACCTTCGCGGGAATGTGCGGTATGCGTGATGGTGATATCGTCTATAGGAGAGCTGTAAGTGATCGTATGAGTGCCGGGAGCGGGGTTGATCCTTTTGGAAATAATCGCCAGCTGGGCCGGGTCAGTACTTTCCTCATTCACCCAGCCTTTTTTGCCGGGCACCTTTTCCAGGATCTGTTCTGCCAGGGTAATAGCGGTACCGCTGGGAGCATCTTTTTTCTGTGTATGGTGGATCTCTTCCATGCTCACGCCGTAAGCGCTCTGGGGAGCCATCAGCTCAGCCAGGCGGCGGTTGAGTTCAAAGAAAATGTTCACTCCGATGCTGAAATTGCTGGCATACAGGAAAGCCTGATGTTTTTCAAGGCACTGGGATTTTACCTGGGGAAGTTTGTCCAGCCAGCCGGTAGTACCACAAACAACGGGCACATTGGCATCAAAGCAACGGATAATATTGTCATACGCAGTTTCCGGCGTGGTGAATTCAATAGCTACATCTGCCTGTTGCAGGTGTTCTTTTTCCAGCAGGTGGCTGCTGTTAATGTCTATCCTGTGAACGATCTCGTGTCCACGGCCCAGGGCAATGGCTTCTATGGCCTGGCCCATTTTGCCGTATCCTATTAATGCTATCTTCATATCTAAAAAATGCAATGTGTTATCTGAAAGCCAGTCCCGTTTTTGCTTTACGGGGACTAAGGGAAATATTGAGCTGAATACCCAGCGCACGGTTGTTGATGATGGTGGGTGCTACACGCAGGCTCAGATCATCACTGATATCAAACTGCCGTAAGTGCGCAAACACGGTGGCATCTACAATTTGCAGCGCGTATGCTGCCACAAAGACGAGTACGGAGTAATCCACATATTGCCGGTAGGCGTCCCGCAGGTATTTGAGGTCTTCACCACTATACCGGGGATAAGGATCTACGAAGTCCGGGTTGTTTGTATTGGCCACCCTTACGCGGTAGGCATTCCGGAATTCCGTGTATTTGTCCATATTGAAGATAAACACGCCGGTGCTGATACCGATGGCAGCATACACGAGGGGTAATTTCCAGTATTGACGGTTGTATATCTGGCCCAGTCCCGGAAGTACGGCTGAATAGAATGCAGCTCTACGGGGGCTGTGCAGTGCTTTGTAATTGGCGAGGAGGGTATCTGCAACAGTAGGAGGCACAGTGATGGTATCCCGCATCGCAGCTTTCTCACGTTTGAGTGAGTCCATCACCAGCCGGTGTACCATTGTTGTGTCCTGCGCATGGCTTGAGAATGCAGAGAATAAGAACAGGCACAACAAGATACGCAACATGTACCCTGCCTTATTTTTCACCGTATAATGATAATTTTTCCAGGATGCTATCCAGTTCTTCATCTGAGTAAAACTCGATATTGATACTTCCTTTTCCGTTCTTACTTCTGTCCAGGTTCACTTTGGTGGAAAAATGGGAGGCCAGGTTGTCCTGTATTTTCTGATAAGCAGGAGGGAGGGAGCTTTTAGCCGGTTTCTTCACACTACCCCTGTCACTATTTTGATTCACTTTCCGCACCAGTTCTTCCGTTTGGCGTACAGAAAGGCCATTTTTCATGATCTCACCGAAGATGAACAACTGCTTTTCCACGTTCTCCACACCAATCAGCGTACGGGCATGGCCCATGCTTAATTTGCTGTTCCTTACTGCTACCTGGATGTCTGGCGGCAGTTTCAGCAGGCGTATGTAGTTGGTAACGGTGCTTCTTTCTTTACCCATCCGGTCTGCCACCTGCTCCTGGGTGAGGGATACCTCTTCCATGAGCCTTTTATAGCTGAGGGCTATTTCTATGGCATTCAGATTTTCGCGTTGGAGGTTTTCCAGCAGGGCCAGTTCCAGGAGTTCCTGGTCGTTAGCCTGACGAACATAAGCAGGGATATCCTTCAATCCGGCCATCTTACTGGCACGGAAGCGGCGTTCACCGGCTATCAGCTGGTATTTCTTTCCAACTTTGGAAACGGTAACAGGCTGAATGATGTCGTGTAACTTGATAGACTGACTCAGCTCCTGTAAAGCCTGCTCGTCGAAATCCCTTCTTGGTTGTTTGGGATTCACCTCAATCTGGTCCAAAGGAATGCGCTCTATGCCGGTAGCCTGGGCTACAACAGTATCACCCAAAGCACTGGTAGTTTGCTTCAGGTCCGTATCTATATTTTGCAGCAGCGAGCGGATACCTTTCCCCAACGCTTCTTTCTTACTCGGATTGGTCATCGTTTATTGCTAAGATTTTATCTTCTGTTCTGATCTTTGTGAAGTTATGCTTTTGCAGGATCTCTTTGGCCAGGTTCAGGTAATTGATGGCACCTGTACTCATAGCGTCGTACATGATCACCGACTTACCGAAGCTGGGTGCTTCTCCCAGTTTGGTGTTCCGGTGAATGATGGTATTGAACACGCTTTCTTCGAAGTGTTGTTTTACTTCATCCACTACCTGGTTGCTGAGGCGCAAACGGCCATCGTACATGGTCATGAGGATGCCTTCAATCTCCAGGTCTGTATTAAGCCTGCTTTGAACGATCTTGATAGTATTGAGCAATTTACCCAAACCTTCCAGTGCAAAGAACTCGCACTGAACGGGAATGATCACGGAATTGGATGCTACAAGGGCATTCACGGTGATCAGGCCCAGGGAGGGAGAACAATCTACGATCACGAAATCATAATCGCCCTGAACGGAATCAATTACTGACTTCATCACTCTTTCCCGGTTAGGGTGATTGATGAGTTCCAGTTCAGCACCTACGAGGTCAATATGAGAGGGTAGCACTTTCAGGTTAGGGGTATCTGATTCCAGTACCACATCCTTTGCCTGTACATCATTCACCATGCAGTCGTACAGGCTCTGCTGTACATTGCGCAGGTCAAAGCCCAGCCCGGTGGTGCTGTTAGCTTGCGGATCTGCATCAACGAGCAGTGTTTTGTACTCCAATACTGCCAGGCTGCTGGCCAGGTTAATAGCGCTGGTGGTTTTTCCCACGCCCCCTTTCTGATTGGCGATTGCGATAATTCTTGCCATTGTTCTGTCTTAAATTCTAAGGTTGAAATAGGATAATCAGGAACCTAAATATTGATCGTTTCCCCTATCGCCGGCAGCAGCAAAGTTAATCCTGCTGCTTCAAACTGCTGGGTTGCTTCCTTATGATCTATTTTAATATATCCGAACGTGTCGTAATGTACGCCAACGATCCGGCTGCATTCAATAAACTCTGCTGCAATGATGGCATCTTCTGCCCCCATGGTGAAGTTATCTCCTATTGGCAGGATGGCAAAATCCAGTTTGGCGAAACGCGGAATAAGTTCCATATCGAACGTCAGCGCCGTATCCCCGCTATAATAAAAATTGCCTTCTGATGTGGTGAAAACAAAGCCCAGGGGATTTCCTCCATAACTGCCATCCGGCAACCCGCTGGAATGATGTGCAACTACACATTTAACAGTGCCAAAGTCAAAAGCCCATTTACCACCCGTATTCATAGGGTGTACATTGGAGATGCCCTGTTTGGAGATCCATTCCGTCAACTCAAATGCGCCTACCACCTTTGCACCCGTTCGCTCTGCCACTCCTTTCAGGTCTGCCACATGGTCCGCATGCCCGTGGGATACAAATATGTAATCCGCCTCAATACGATTTACATCTATTGAACTGGCCAGATCGTTGGGAGTAATAAAAGGATCGAAAAGGATCTTTTTACCCTTTACCTCCACTGCAAAACTCGAATGGCCGTAATAGGTGAACTTCATATTGTATTTTATAAATTATTAATGCCCAATCCGACAAAAATACAACGAATCACTAAAATATGGGGCAGGCCCCTCATTTATTTATTCACACCCCACCGGTGGGGAAAAGTAAGGATTTTTCTTCGGGGATTGCAATTTTTCAGTCACATGATCGTCTACTTAACCAAACAACCATTCCTAACCGGGCGGTTTATGGTAAATTTGCCGTTTCGGCTTTTAAGAAATAATTGATTTATACATATTTATGAGAACGGGACCTTCAGCCTTGTCTACCTTATTTATTGTACTCCTCTTTCTGGCGATGGACGCATACGTGTTTGTAGCGATCCGTTCTATAGTGGCTACATTTTCTCCGAAATGGAAAATGGTGATCTTCACCCTCTACTGGGTAGTTTCCGCCATTATCCTGGCCTCTGTTCTTTTTTATTCCAAAATTCCCTGGGAAAAGTTCATGCTGGCACGTTCCTATTACATTACGGTAGCGGTGGGTGTGTTCTTTGCCAAAGCTTTGGTGATCGTTTTCCTGCTGATCGATGATGGCCGCAGGGGCGTGCTTTGGGTGATAGAAAAAGTACGTTCTGCTCCTGCAGTGGCTTTGGTGGAACAAGGCAAGGAAGAAGCCACCGGTATTTCCCGCTCCCAGTTCCTGATGAAAACAGGCCTTTTGCTTGGGGGGACTATGCTGGGCACACTTTTGTACGGGCTTAGTAACAAGTATAATTATCATGTGCGCAAGATCCGACTCACTTTTAAAAACCTGCCGGCCGCTTTCAAAGGCATGACCATTGTGCAGATCTCTGACGTGCATTCAGGCAGTTTCAATGATAAAGAGGCAGTTATGAAAGGGGTGGAACTGATCAAAGCCCAGAAACCTGACCTGGTAGTGTTCACCGGAGACCTGGTGAATGATAAATCTGACGAAATGGACAATTACATCTCCGTTTTTAACCAGATCAAAGCTCCCATGGGTGTATATTCCACACTGGGTAATCACGATTACGGAGATTACTACCCCTGGCCGGATTATGACGAGAAACGCCAGAGTGTGCTGAAGGCGAAGAACTTAGAACGCCTTAAATCTATCCATGGAGAAATGGGCTGGCGCCTGCTGATGAATGAAAATGTGATCCTGGAAAAGGATGGGGAGAAAATGGCACTGCTGGGTATTGAGAACTGGAGCGCTAATCCGCGTTTTCCCCGTAAAGGTGATATGAAGGCAGCTTATGAAGGCACGGCAGACATTCCATTTAAGATCCTGCTTTCCCATGATCCCACCCACTGGGATGCACAGGTAAGGAGTGATTATAAAGATATAGACCTTATGCTGGCAGGGCATACCCATGGTATGCAGTTTGGTGTGGAGATCCCCTTCTTCAAATGGAGCCCGGCCCAATATATCTATAAACAATGGGCTGGTCTTTACCAGGATGGCAAACAAAGTCTGTACGTGAACCGCGGCTTTGGTTTCCTCGGCTATCCCGGCAGGGTAGGCATTATGCCGGAGATTACGGTGATTGAATTAGTATAGGATTTTTCCTATATCTTGCATATCCAAGGCCCGGCTATGCAATTCCGTATCGTCTTTTCACTATTGCTCCTTTCTGCTTTGCAGGCAGCAGGCCAGTCTTTGGCCGACCTCGAAAGACAATTGGATTCGCTTCTCAATAAACAAAAGAAAAGTGAGGTGGTGATCGGCCTGGGATTTGGCAACAACCCGGCATATGGCGGAAAGGCTACAGATCCTTTCAGGCCGGTTACCATGAAACCTTTCCTCTCTCCCAATATTTCGTATAACCATAAGAGTGGGCTGTATGCATCTGTATACAGTTACTATCTTCTGAACGCTACACGCAACCCATGGTTTGAGCTGGACCTCAATGCAGGATACGATTATACGAAGAACAAAGATTTCATCTCCGGTATTTCCTATACCCGTTATTTTTATAAAGATTCTTCAGATATACCTGTTACGCCCATTACAAATGAAGTATTCGCTTATTTCTTTTATCGTAAATGGTGGCTGGAACCGGGGATCAGCGTGGATTTTGGCTGGGGGAAATTCAAAGAACAACTTAACCGCAGAACAGAGCGCACTATTACCGGCAGTGATTTCAATATCATTGCAGATGTGCGTCACTCCTTTATTTTCCTGGATGTACTCAAAAAAGATGCAGCCATCCTCCTGATGCCTGTAGCCTCTTTTACCGCAGGTACCGCACATTACTACAGCAACCTCAAAAGCTTTCAATACGTATCCCGCTCTAAACTGATCAAGCGCCGCAACAGGGAAACTACGATCAGTGACAAAACAGGCTTTCAGCCAAGAGCGGTGGACCTTGGCGTGAGGCTTTCCTATATCATCGGAAGGATCACAGTTTCCCCATCTTACACTGCCTTCAAACTCCTGCAGGGAGAGGATAACGGCATTACCGGATACTTTACGGCCAGCGTAAGCGTTACCTTATAGAATCTAGCATGGCTTTTGTATGTGCTATAGGGGTCAGGAGTATTTCCTGCGTCTATTATAGGAGTCATTTTATAGGACATTAAACAAACCAATATGAAAAAACTGTTTTTCGCCCTGGCAGTCATTACATGTGTAACCGTATCCACCGCCAACGCCCAAAAATTATTACGCTTCGGTATCAAAGGAGGCGCTAACCTCGGAAAGATTGACGGGACAGGTTATGACGAAGCCTTCAAACTTGGTTATCACCTGGGTGCTTTTGCACAAATTAATCTTGTAAAAGGATTTGGTATCCAACCGGAACTTGTTTTCTCTTCCACCAAAGCAGAAGTAAAGAACACTTCAGAATTTGAACTGGATAATGAATTCCAGAACCTGAAAGAAACCAAACCCAAACTGAACTACTTAAGCATTCCCATCCTGGCAAACATCGACCTGGGCTCTCCCCGTTTCAAGTTGCAGGTAGGTCCGCAATTCAGCATCCTCACCAGCAAAAAGAAAAATGTGTTCCAGGAAGGTAAAGAGGCATTTAAAAGCGGTGACTTTTCCGCAGTAGGTGGTCTCTGGCTGCAATTACCCATCGTAAATATCAGTGCCCGTTACGTGGTCGGTCTTTCTAATGTGAACGATGTTACGGTAGCTGGTGCCACAGATCCCAGTAAATGGAAAAACCAATCCATTCAGCTGGGTGTTGGTATCACCTTATAGTTTTCAACCTACATCTGACATATAGAGGATATCCTGCAAGGGTATCCTCTTTTTTTATATCCGGGATCATGGCATTAAAGTTGACTATATAGCTATACTATCTAATTGGGGGTGATTTGGGCCAACGTACTGCCATATTGTCCCCGGACTTAAAACTGACAGATGAACACATTTTTCTTAGGCAATTCGGAAGAAGAGATGGAATTTATGCCTATCATCCCTCTCAATGAAGATGGCGAGGGTATGGAGGATGACAAGATCCCTGAAGAACTTTCCCTGTTACCACTACGCAATACCGTACTTTTTCCCGGAGTAGTTTTACCTATTACCGTTGGAAGAGATAAATCCATAAAGGCTGTAAACGACGCTTACAAGACTGACAAAATGATTGGTGTTGTAGCGCAAAAAGACAGTAACATAGAAGAACCCGGCGTAACCGACCTCAGCGAGGTGGGCACCGTGGCCAAGATCGTGAAGCTGATCAAAATGCCGGATGGAGGCACTACTATCATTATCCAGGGGCGTAAACGCTTTAAGATCAATGATATAGTGACGGAAGACCCTTACTTCAAAGCGCATTATGAACTTTTGAGCGATGAAGTGGATGAAAATGATTCTGAATTT includes:
- the dapB gene encoding 4-hydroxy-tetrahydrodipicolinate reductase → MKIALIGYGKMGQAIEAIALGRGHEIVHRIDINSSHLLEKEHLQQADVAIEFTTPETAYDNIIRCFDANVPVVCGTTGWLDKLPQVKSQCLEKHQAFLYASNFSIGVNIFFELNRRLAELMAPQSAYGVSMEEIHHTQKKDAPSGTAITLAEQILEKVPGKKGWVNEESTDPAQLAIISKRINPAPGTHTITYSSPIDDITITHTAHSREGFAAGAVTAAEWLKGKKGIFTMKDVLSL
- a CDS encoding phosphoadenylyl-sulfate reductase codes for the protein MKDLPGLLAQQKDIAAGIRILTAEFPGAVAFSTSFGQEDQVLADIIWKNNLPVRVFTLDTGRLFQETYDLMDLTRARYKQPFEIYFPETAAVEALVKEKGMNSFYDSVENRKECCYIRKVVPLNRALQGTKVWITGLRAEQSENRHDMPVLEWDEGRQLYKYNPLIHWTFEEMTAYLDKHNVPYNKLHDKGFISIGCAPCTRAIEPGEHPRAGRWWWEESKKECGLHTS
- a CDS encoding ParB/RepB/Spo0J family partition protein codes for the protein MTNPSKKEALGKGIRSLLQNIDTDLKQTTSALGDTVVAQATGIERIPLDQIEVNPKQPRRDFDEQALQELSQSIKLHDIIQPVTVSKVGKKYQLIAGERRFRASKMAGLKDIPAYVRQANDQELLELALLENLQRENLNAIEIALSYKRLMEEVSLTQEQVADRMGKERSTVTNYIRLLKLPPDIQVAVRNSKLSMGHARTLIGVENVEKQLFIFGEIMKNGLSVRQTEELVRKVNQNSDRGSVKKPAKSSLPPAYQKIQDNLASHFSTKVNLDRSKNGKGSINIEFYSDEELDSILEKLSLYGEK
- a CDS encoding DUF5683 domain-containing protein — protein: MLRILLCLFLFSAFSSHAQDTTMVHRLVMDSLKREKAAMRDTITVPPTVADTLLANYKALHSPRRAAFYSAVLPGLGQIYNRQYWKLPLVYAAIGISTGVFIFNMDKYTEFRNAYRVRVANTNNPDFVDPYPRYSGEDLKYLRDAYRQYVDYSVLVFVAAYALQIVDATVFAHLRQFDISDDLSLRVAPTIINNRALGIQLNISLSPRKAKTGLAFR
- a CDS encoding ParA family protein; translated protein: MARIIAIANQKGGVGKTTSAINLASSLAVLEYKTLLVDADPQANSTTGLGFDLRNVQQSLYDCMVNDVQAKDVVLESDTPNLKVLPSHIDLVGAELELINHPNRERVMKSVIDSVQGDYDFVIVDCSPSLGLITVNALVASNSVIIPVQCEFFALEGLGKLLNTIKIVQSRLNTDLEIEGILMTMYDGRLRLSNQVVDEVKQHFEESVFNTIIHRNTKLGEAPSFGKSVIMYDAMSTGAINYLNLAKEILQKHNFTKIRTEDKILAINDDQSE
- the cysD gene encoding sulfate adenylyltransferase subunit CysD — encoded protein: MSSIQWQFPRALEDEAIYILRETAAQFERPAILFSGGKDSITLVRLAQKAFYPGKIPFPLLHVDTGHNFPETIEFRDWLVESLGLELIVRNVQDSINQGKVKEETGKYASRNALQTVTLLDAIEELKFDACIGGARRDEEKARAKERIFSVRDEFGQWNSKIQRPELFDHLNGKINIGENVRVFPISNWTELDVWNYIREEGLAIPSIYFSHEREIIERDGMYWPYSDFLNTTEDEKPFPAKVRFRTVGDMTCTAAVMSEADKLEDIITEILAAKISERGARIDDKRSEAAMEKRKNAGYF
- a CDS encoding RrF2 family transcriptional regulator; the protein is MLSKKTQYAFHALIYLAENVDKGPILISEIASEKSISIKFLENILLELKNAGILGSKKGKGGGYYLMRTPKEIPLARIIRLLDGPIALLPCVSLNYYERCENCKDEAVCGLHEVMSKVRDATLKLLENKSLKDILTRD
- a CDS encoding porin family protein, whose product is MKKLFFALAVITCVTVSTANAQKLLRFGIKGGANLGKIDGTGYDEAFKLGYHLGAFAQINLVKGFGIQPELVFSSTKAEVKNTSEFELDNEFQNLKETKPKLNYLSIPILANIDLGSPRFKLQVGPQFSILTSKKKNVFQEGKEAFKSGDFSAVGGLWLQLPIVNISARYVVGLSNVNDVTVAGATDPSKWKNQSIQLGVGITL
- a CDS encoding metal-dependent hydrolase; this translates as MKFTYYGHSSFAVEVKGKKILFDPFITPNDLASSIDVNRIEADYIFVSHGHADHVADLKGVAERTGAKVVGAFELTEWISKQGISNVHPMNTGGKWAFDFGTVKCVVAHHSSGLPDGSYGGNPLGFVFTTSEGNFYYSGDTALTFDMELIPRFAKLDFAILPIGDNFTMGAEDAIIAAEFIECSRIVGVHYDTFGYIKIDHKEATQQFEAAGLTLLLPAIGETINI
- a CDS encoding metallophosphoesterase, translating into MRTGPSALSTLFIVLLFLAMDAYVFVAIRSIVATFSPKWKMVIFTLYWVVSAIILASVLFYSKIPWEKFMLARSYYITVAVGVFFAKALVIVFLLIDDGRRGVLWVIEKVRSAPAVALVEQGKEEATGISRSQFLMKTGLLLGGTMLGTLLYGLSNKYNYHVRKIRLTFKNLPAAFKGMTIVQISDVHSGSFNDKEAVMKGVELIKAQKPDLVVFTGDLVNDKSDEMDNYISVFNQIKAPMGVYSTLGNHDYGDYYPWPDYDEKRQSVLKAKNLERLKSIHGEMGWRLLMNENVILEKDGEKMALLGIENWSANPRFPRKGDMKAAYEGTADIPFKILLSHDPTHWDAQVRSDYKDIDLMLAGHTHGMQFGVEIPFFKWSPAQYIYKQWAGLYQDGKQSLYVNRGFGFLGYPGRVGIMPEITVIELV